A region of Panthera uncia isolate 11264 chromosome D4, Puncia_PCG_1.0, whole genome shotgun sequence DNA encodes the following proteins:
- the GLT6D1 gene encoding putative glycosyltransferase 6 domain-containing protein 1 isoform X3 has translation MSHGATEPRTHGPPAEELRLSDWFHPGKRPDVVTITDWLAPVIWEGTFNRQVLGRYYRRQNLTIGLAVLATGRTADQYLEVFMRSANKHFMTGYRVVFYIMVDALSRLPDLEPDPLRTFKVLPIKGDRWGDFHLTRMSSLAEHILGHIEDEVDFLFSMTVNRVFQNDFGVETLGTSVAQLHAWWYFKNKDIPYERRPKSAACIPFGQGDFYYDGSVIGGRPLEVLTVIEGYLQGVTHDHKNGLNSTYERHLNKYFFTHKPTKLLSPEYSWNVALQPPAQVWSVKATRLSRRYF, from the exons GAAACGCCCTGATGTTGTAACAATCACAGACTGGCTGGCCCCAGTCATATGGGAAGGCACCTTCAATAGACAGGTCCTGGGGAGATACTACAGGAGACAGAACCTCACCATAGGCTTGGCTGTCCTTGCTACTGGCAG GACTGCGGACCAGTACCTGGAGGTGTTCATGCGATCAGCGAATAAGCACTTCATGACCGGCTACAGAGTCGTCTTTTACATCATGGTAGACGCCTTGTCCAGGCTGCCGGACCTGGAGCCAGATCCTCTCCGAACTTTCAAGGTCCTCCCCATCAAAGGAGACCGGTGGGGTGACTTTCACCTCACACGCATGAGTTCCCTGGCTGAACACATACTAGGGCACATTGAGGACGAAGTCGACTTTCTGTTCAGCATGACTGTCAACAGGGTCTTCCAGAACGACTTTGGGGTGGAGACCCTGGGCACGTCCGTGGCTCAGCTCCATGCCTGGTGGTACTTTAAAAACAAGGACATCCCTTACGAGAGGAGGCCCAAATCGGCAGCGTGCATCCCGTTTGGGCAGGGGGACTTCTACTATGACGGCTCCGTCATCGGTGGCCGGCCCCTGGAGGTTTTAACCGTCATCGAAGGTTACCTGCAAGGGGTCACTCACGACCACAAGAATGGGCTGAACAGCACCTACGAAAGGCACCTGAACAAGTATTTTTTCACGCACAAGCCCACCAAGCTGCTGTCTCCCGAATACAGCTGGAACGTGGCGCTCCAGCCCCCCGCACAGGTCTGGTCGGTCAAGGCCACGCGGCTCTCCCGCCGGTACTTCTGA